The following coding sequences are from one Musa acuminata AAA Group cultivar baxijiao chromosome BXJ1-6, Cavendish_Baxijiao_AAA, whole genome shotgun sequence window:
- the LOC135677502 gene encoding GDSL esterase/lipase At2g40250-like, which produces MENRVLFFAIFFLLLHPLAATSHNISAVFAFGDSTLDAGNNNQLHTIARADHVPYGRELPGHLPSGRFSDGRLITDFIVSALGLKDLLPPYSEADRLDLSNIATGVSFASAGTGLDDLTASQSQVMTMAEELRNFAAYTKRLTAALGKDKAQEIIGGALFVIGAGSNDWMINYYISPIRSWTYSKTDYSRFLIGKLRSVVEEIYHRGGRKFAISGLPPLGCLPLQITLNAMVPINHATQRSCVVAQNNDAAAYNSLFKHSINALSASLVEGKFVYVDIYTPLINMIHNPKRYGFESTTLGCCGTGTVEMGPLCNAMTPVCSAPSSFMFWDSVHPSEATYKALAKEMIKDVLPKFG; this is translated from the exons ATGGAGAACAGAGTTCTATTCTTtgccatcttcttcctcctcttgcaCCCTCTCGCCGCCACCAGCCATAACATCTCCGCTGTCTTCGCCTTCGGCGACTCGACTCTCGATGCCGGCAACAACAACCAGCTTCACACGATCGCCCGCGCCGACCACGTCCCCTACGGCCGCGAGCTCCCGGGCCATCTCCCCTCCGGGAGGTTCTCCGACGGCAGGCTGATTACCGACTTCATCGTCTCCGCCCTGGGACTCAAGGACCTCCTCCCTCCTTACTCTGAGGCCGACCGCCTCGACCTTTCCAACATCGCCACCGGAGTCAGCTTCGCCTCCGCGGGCACCGGCCTCGACGACCTGACCGCGAGCCAGTCGCAGGTCATGACCATGGCCGAAGAGTTGAGAAACTTCGCGGCGTACACGAAGAGGCTAACAGCTGCTCTCGGGAAGGATAAGGCGCAGGAGATCATCGGCGGTGCCCTGTTCGTCATCGGCGCAGGCTCTAATGACTGGATGATTAACTACTACATTTCTCCCATCAGAAGCTGGACGTATTCGAAGACTGATTACAGCCGTTTCCTCATCGGCAAGCTTCGTTCTGTGGTTGAG GAAATATATCACAGAGGTGGTCGGAAGTTTGCCATCTCCGGGCTTCCACCACTGGGATGCCTTCCTCTGCAGATCACTCTGAACGCAATGGTGCCCATCAACCACGCGACACAACGAAGCTGCGTGGTGGCGCAGAACAACGACGCCGCCGCATACAACTCCCTGTTCAAACACTCCATCAACGCCCTGAGTGCTTCGCTCGTCGAAGGCAAGTTCGTGTACGTGGACATCTACACCCCACTGATCAACATGATCCATAACCCTAAAAGATACG GTTTTGAGTCGACGACGTTGGGGTGCTGCGGGACTGGGACGGTGGAGATGGGTCCGTTGTGCAATGCGATGACGCCGGTGTGCTCGGCTCCTTCTTCTTTCATGTTCTGGGACTCTGTTCATCCATCAGAGGCAACATACAAAGCTCTTGCGAAAGAGATGATTAAAGATGTGCTCCCAAAGTTTGGATGA